The segment GCGGTTATCGGATTCAGCCTCGCAGGAATCAAGAAAGCCTACGAGGCCACCTCGGAAGAGGAGCTGATAAACAAGATAAATGAGGTAATGGCTGATCCGAAAGTAGGAATTCTGGTCCTGCACCAGAATGACTATAACAGGCTTCCTAAGAGGCTGCAGTCGACCTTATCTAACTCCGTTAGGCCTACTGTTATCGCTATCGGAACCGAGCAAAGCACAGAGATGAGAGAGAAGATTAAAAGGGCAATAGGTGTCGATTTATGGAAGTAGGAAGAGTAAAGAGAGTCGCCGGACCGGTCGTGCAGGCCGTTGGTCTGAAGGCTTCGATGTACGACCTGGTTCTGGTCGGCGAGGAAGGCCTGATGAGTGAGGTCATCGGCATTTCCGGAGATAAGCACATCATCCAGGTATACGAGGATACCTCGGGTATCAAGCCTGGTGAGCCGGTCAAGGAGACCGGAGGGCCTCTGGTGGCCCAGCTTGGTCCTGGCATCCTCACTCAGATCTACGACGGCGTTCAGAGACCGCTTCCCCTGCTGGCCGAGAGGTCTGGAGACTTCATCAGCAGAGGCCTCTTCGTCGATGGTGTAGATCACAAGAAGAAGTGGGAGTTCCAGCCCCTGGTTAAGAAGGGCGATACGGTAAAGCCCGGACAGCCCATAGGCGTTGTCCAGGAGCAGCTCCTGATCAAGCACAAGATCATGGTTCCACCGAAGCACAAGGGTGGGGTCGTAAAGGAGATCTACAGCGGGAACTTCACGGTTGAGGAGACTGTCTGTGTGCTTGAGGATGGCTCACAGCTCACGATGCTCCAGAAGTGGCCTGTCCGTCAGGCGCGTCCCGTCGTGAGGAAGCTGCCTCCGACAATCCCGCTGAGAACAGGCCAGAGGGTCATCGATGGATTCTTCCCCCTGGCAAAGGGCGGAACCGCAGCCATCCCCGGAGGATTCGGCACAGGCAAGACTGTCATGCAGCAGACGCTCTCAAAGTGGTCTGACGTCGATATAGTCATCTAC is part of the Methanothrix sp. genome and harbors:
- a CDS encoding V-type ATP synthase subunit F, with the translated sequence MEIAVIGNSDAVIGFSLAGIKKAYEATSEEELINKINEVMADPKVGILVLHQNDYNRLPKRLQSTLSNSVRPTVIAIGTEQSTEMREKIKRAIGVDLWK